AGGGAAGAATGGTTTGacaaggaagaaaagaaggataTAGACAACatttcatgcttttttttttgaaggttaCAAGACAAAGAAACTCTATTAATAGGAGGAGTTTATCCCCCTTTGATCCTTCTATTTCACAGTAAGATGAATACAAAAAGAGATATGGTGAAAAAGAAAGTTTCTTATAATCCACCacataacctttttttttttggtagaatccaCCACGTAACTTTTGAAAGTACTAAATTTGAATTAGCATGCACAGGTATGGTAATAAAAAAATTCCGATACAGGTTGTATCTTTCACACGAGAGAAGGATTTACCTTCCTTCACACAAATCCTTTGTTGGAGCTCATTGTACATATGTCAAATCACACCCTGCACGGTCAAAGTGACCGGTAGGCGATCCAACGATGGATTCGCGCGAAGGAAGGTGGGTCCTTCTTTggcgcgaaagatacaacccctcTCCAGACGCCGCGGTTTTGTGTATCGCGATCCTTCATCGGTAAACGTGGTCCAACGTAGGACCAGATCCAGGACCCTTTCCGGAGGAAACTACCTCCTGCGTGCCGTGTCGGAGCCTCAGAAACCTCCGCCCGAAGTAACTGGCACTGTCGTCGTCTTCGATTCCACCGAGAAGACGAAGCGATTTGACCCCCGATTTATAAATCCCTCCTCCCGCTTCCATGGATCCGCCCGTCGATCTTGCCGACAAGAAGAAATCTGACGCCGGGCAGCCGCCGGACATCGCCACCCCTCCGCCTCCTCCCCCATCTTCCAACCAACCCCAATCCCAGCCGTCTGATCCTTCAGTGACGGCCCAGAAATCCGTCAGCTGGAGCAGCGATCTGGCCAGCGACAGCCCTccttccgccgccgccgccgccaccaaGATGCCGCCGGAATCCAATCCCTACGTCACTCCATCCCCCGCCCCCTCCTCCTCCACGAAGAGTACCCcagctttctttttctttctttctttaatttAACTTGAATGTTAGTTTTGCTCATTTTTTATTCTGATTGATTGGCAAAGGCTGATTGGACAGTGAATTCAAAGTTTTAATCTGAAATTTAATGCTTAGATACGATGGAGACGGTGCGCAATGCGCTAGGGAGATGGGGGAAGAAGATGGGAGAAGCAGCGAAGAGGGCTGAGGATCTGTCAAAGAATACTTGGCAGCATTGTGAGTATGGATTTAGATGAATTATTCAATTgaagttcttcttccttttcttcttctactaCTACTATTTCTGCTATTACTTCTTGTTTATTAAATGATCTGTAATTCTTAGATCTGTTCATCTTAAGATACATATGGATGGTGTTTTTAGCTATGTTGTTTGTGGTTTTGATTAGGTGTAGGAGGGAGATCACGTTATGCTTTATTTGTCTAGTATGGATAAGTTGGATGCTGGTAGGAGTCAGCATAGATAGTTTGTAAGTTTTAAAGCTGTAAAAGAATTACGATCAATAAACATTTTGTTTTGTTAAAAATCTTTAAATAATTTGATTAAGCTTGATGCAGGATTGTGTTCAAACCTAGAGTGTTGACctagtcatttttttttttgtcccacAAACGTTTTATGGCCCTTCATCAAGACCAACCTTTTGCCTTCTTCTCACCTTTTTCAAAGTTTAGAAGGGCCTTGGAGTGGTCCTCTGTGGTTGAAAATTCTTAACCTATGTAACTAATAGGTGTGCTTCCTTACTTACCATCCTTCTAGTTCAAGGTCTAACAGAAGGACCCTCTATTACTGAAATTTTTCTTGGCTTGGAAAGTGGAACCAATTCTGAGGGTTGACATTTGCTTCTCGGTGACAGAAATTGTCAACATGGCTCTTGGCTTGGTATCTATAACAATGTCCTAGTAATACAAGGTATGTTGTTTAAGGTGTGTCAAGGTGAGGTTTAGTCTTTACTCCACCGCCTCCCCCCCTTTTTTCGCTCTTTGGGTTGGTTATGATGGTTGGTTTAATAGTAAATTATCACTTAAGTTCTCTAATATGATCGACAGGAAGAAAAGTTGAGGGGATCCAAAGTTGAACTTCCTCTAATTTCACACGTATGATTTCTTGGAGTTGTGACAGATTATGAAacatatgacaaggctagtttTCTAGAGCTTGGATAGATGGTTGGTCTGAGGGAAGTGTAGATCATCATTGTTTTTTCTGTTCCCTTCCTTTTGATAGCTGAAAATGGGTGAGATGAGCAATTAAACTTCTCAACAATAACTGTTCAAACTAGATCATAGAAAAGGTTTATGATGAGGTGAATAAAGGAGGATCTATGGATGGATGGATGACGAGCTTGCCACAATCATAATAGGAGCAAGAATCACCTTCTTCATATGCTGCTTTAACTCAAAACAGTAATAACTATAGGGCATTTGTCCATAatttatattctaaaaataataACTATGCGGCATTTTTCCCAATTGTAGAAAGTAACACAAGACTCTCTATTCATACTCTAAAGTCATTGAGAGATTTCATAATGATTGTGCAGAAATTTATGGAAAAAATTTGTGACGtgttgtgataaattttttcttctgtaCTTGGCTTAGAAGTAGACCACAAACTCAAACTTTAGGGCAAGAAAGTAAACAAACACCAACTCCAAAAATGCTAATATATGATAGAGCTCATGCATGTTATATGGTATATAATTTGAAAAGAGCCCGCGTTTgtttgattgatcattctaactAGAAAAATCTGTATatgacaaatcaagtttatctttttttaatctatttatgTTTCTTATTCTATCTTTTATATTCTCCTTTACCCAGTGAAAACAGGACCTAGTTTTGCTGATGCTGCCATGGGAGGATTGCTCAAGGAACCAAAGTCATAGCAGAAGGTGGTTATGAAAAGATATTTCGTCAAACTTTTGACAGTTCCAGAAGAACAACTTAAGAAGTCTTATGCATGCTATCTTTCAACATCTGCTGGCCCAGTCATGGGAATTTTATATCTCTCTACTGCTAAGCTTGCATTTTGTAGTGACAATCCTCTTTCCTACAAGGTTGGAGACCAAACTGAATGGAGCTATTACAAGGTAACTCTGCCCATGCTTGTTCGATTCTCCCTTGATCATAATCCGAGAACATATTGAATGAAATAAAATTTGTTGCTTGACCTGCTCCCATTTTTTTGGTCCACCAATAAAAGTCCCAGCAAAATTGAAATTTACCATTTGCAGTACTTCATTTTGGATGTGACTGTCCAGAAAACAAATGGATTTAGATGAAATGAAcattatattttatctttttctgctAGCAGCCTTTGtagttattttgaaatctaaccCTTGATATATGTTAGATTACTTTTTTAGTAATATGTTTTTTAATTTTCATCCCTCAAGTACTAATTTTCTGTTTCAGTTCATTTTGATTTTGCACTGGCTGTAACCATTGAATTCTTAAGCTTTAAACCAGGGGAAATATGCCCTTGCCtatattcaaaattttgatcaataaCTGGAGGAATAATGAAGCTGCCTTTTGCAGTAGATGTGGTTTTATGAGTCCTTACATCGAAGTATGCTGATACACACAGAAATGCATCTTTAAAATCCTTCTATTGGGATCTGTATGATATGATATGATGAGATACATCTCCACTTGCTGAATTTTCATAATCAACTAAAAAAGTTTTACATACCAAGTGATGGTCAAGCGACTCATGTTTTGTGTTAGTTGTTTGATGAGTTCAGAACAAAGTAAACATTTCTAATGGAAATTTGGAATGAATCTAAAACTAGCCAGAGTTTCCAGGCTCATCAGTTTTTTTGTTGGTTTGCTTGTATCAAACCATTATAATCTTATCTTTGGGTTATTTTTTTCCCTTTCATTGTAATGGATAGCTTACTTGTGGGTGACCAAAGTAGTTCAGAAGCATTTTTTGCAAGACTTAGTAGAGTGTTGTAAGTTCTAAGATACTTCGGAAGTAGAGAAATgttaaatcttaaaaaatttcaagaagaaaattTCAACTGTGGTCTTAGTGGCTAAATTTGTATGACTATTCCTAGCTTCACAAAATCCTCAAATTTAGGATATTATTTTGTCAAAGAAATAAAGATTGATTGatacattttatttattttgcagAGAAGCTGGAAATAGTGAATTCATTATGTTTCAACATGTGTAAAGTgaaatcttgatatattcaattaAATCCATAAATTATTACAACAACTGGTTGCCCATTGTCCTAAAATAGGGTTTTTTGGATTCAAATATAGGACCtatatttggataaaatcaaattgaatctggtAATGGTTACATAATATTGGTAATGATTCTCTTTATTAAGGCATTGGGGATTTATATtccattaaaaatatcttttaatacTTGATATACTAGTAAATATGTTGGATTATATAGCTATATCTAGCCATTGTTTTAATATTTTCATGATTTATACTTGTAGTGATGCCTTAGTCAATAGACTGAGTATTTCAATAACTGATACACCATAGGCACCagataaattcttttttctttgttgTAATTGTAATTTTCATTTTCTGGTTTTTTGTCATTCTTATATAAACTTGAAGAATACTTGATTAGTTCCATACTGAAAATTGGAAATACAACTGAATAGTTGAACTGCCAAAACTTCTGAAACATTTTGTTTGGCCTTGGACTAAAACAGAAACCAAGACCTTATTTGAATGTTGAAGCATTGGTTTGTGCAAGGCCTACTTGTTTTTTGGTTTCCTACTGTGATATTTGATGCATCCCTATAACTTAAGATAATTGTCTAGCTAAGGGGTTTGGTGCATATTCTTTGAAATTTAATTTGGAGACTTAATGATGCATGTAGTCAAAGCATACATTATCATAACCTATGTTATGTGGACCCTGTATTTAGTGTTTTTGAAATTGTCAGCACTTTTTGGACACTTGGGCATGATAGGATATGACACAACTGGACTTTCCACTTGGAAGTCCCTATTGGCATCCACAAAAGGTGCTGAtactttgattttttatttttctggaGTGTCATGTAGGTGTCTATTTTCAAAGGCTACAGACAGTTCTATTATGCCTTTTATAAAAAGAATATCATAATTATCTATTAATGTAAATATCATAAATTCTTAGAAATATTAAATAATCTTAGATATACTAAAGGCTAAAGGAATAACTTATACAACTTGAATGCGTATGGTTCAATTCTTTTATTTGTTTGACAACATATGTTTCTCTTTGCTTCCCTTTCTTACTTACTTGAATAAGCATGAAAACAGTGGCTTGTGCGAAAATAATATGTGTCATTTCCTTGTGGAGGCTGGTATTTCCCACACTTGAGGACACTTGGCACCCATGCCAAGCATCTAGGTAACATTGATCAAACAAAGTATTTGAGTCAGAGGATGTGCAGATTAGTGGAAGCATGGACCATACTATGCCATGTAGGAAAAGAAAAGCACTTTTGGCTTGGAATGATATTGATCTATGTCAACCAGCACTGGTTGATGTGGGCCAAAATGTGAGATAAGAGTGGATGCTTCCCATATCCATACCACCTCAATGCTTGGTAATAGCGTTTGTTGGCAAAGGCTCCCATTTGAAACCATGAACAGAAGCCTTATTTTTCCTATGAATGTATTTATGACTTTTTTTGCAACTCTTTTAATGAGAGTTGAAAATCTTGTGAATTTGAGTTTTTCAAAACTTGCACATGGAATTTTTTTCGATCTTCACCTCTTTAACATGCAATTCCACTCAAATTCAACTTTTCCTTTTACCACcttaatttgaattatttaagATTATGTTATCTCAATCAGGTTTTATTGTATAATCATTTGTCAATGCAACATCTAACATCCTTTGGTATGTTTATTTCTAACTCTAATAAGCATAGAAGTTTCATCTTTAGTTACTTGAAGCAAGAGCAAATGCGAGAATGGCTACTATtgagaggaatggaagataatGCCTATACATCCCCTACCCCTTTATGACACCTCTCTATGCCTCCACCCTACCCCCattgagagatagagagagattaTGCCTATACATCCCCTACCCCCAGAGCAAATGCGAGAATATCTACTATAATGGAAGATGATGCCTATACATCCCCTACCCCTTTGTGACACCTCTCTATGCCTCCACCCTACCCTCattgagagatagagagagattaTGCTTATGCCCTCTTTTCCTTAATCCACTTGTCCCTTATATTTTTTTCTGGTGTTAGTGCTTATGCTTCTAATCTCATGAGTTGGATGGTTATTAGCTATTGATAAATAAGGCGGCTAAACCAAGCTTGTGGTGGGGGAAGTAGTATGCAAGCAAGGATCATAGAACTTGTGGGTTGGGTTGGTAAAGTTGGCATCATACCATTTCGACCAAAAATTGATACCTAGGATAGGTGTAGGAAACCGATCATTTCTGGACCAAGATGTCCCATCTGTCCTAGTTGAAACCATTTGAGTTTGGCTGGTACTTAGGCGCGACCCAACTGAGTTGCTTGGTTTTCAATGAAAAGAGAGAGTTATGAGGGCCTAGATGTGGTGTGCTGGTCGGTACCGGTGCATACCAACTGTACCGTACCATACGATGGTGGTGCCAAACAATATGCAGTATAGGAGGCATACTAAGTGTTAGCATGCCAATTTGGCCGCCATACCGAGCATATTGACATAGTCATAGGTACTAGTATGGGGTTCAATACAAGACAGCGAACCTTAGTGAGGGCAAGTGCATTCTAGCATTTCTTATTCTTTTACTCATAGGTGTGTGGTCTACAAGCGAAAATAGAGAGCAAGAGAGCGAAAAGGAGAAATAGAGAGATGAAGGGAAAGGAGGAGTGTAAGAAGGGCAAAGTTAGGATCCTCCCCTATGAACCATCTTCCAATGTCGGAAATCTTGCTCATTCAGTAAGTCGccactcttttttcttttttcacctCTAATTTAgctgaaaaaattaaaatctatgtgTAGGGAAAGTCATGCCAAAATATATCACAAATGCAATACTTTCCTACAAGTTCTAGGACTTGGGATGAATTGATATGTCAAAAGTATATCAAGGATTGTAATATTGTTAGGATGCAATTCTATCCCAAGGGCTGGGATGCTACCATTGAGGTACTATATTGTTCCAATAAAATATTGGTGTAGGGCTTGGTACAGGTATTTTAGACCCTGTGTGCAAGTGGATATCAAATGCTTGAGATCAATGCTTGTGATAGACAGCTCCatcccacaggatttaaaaccttagtttgatccttatcttcttttttgttagatttgatttttagactCGACTAGATCAGATAGTTCAACTAATAGATCAAAAGAATTGATTTCGGTATGCTTCAAACCTAATCATATGTAAGCCTCTTATTGACAAAATATAAGTGCCCTATGATTTGGCCTAGTTAACCACTAGAACATCCTTTAGGTTTTTAGATAAACAGCGACATGAAGTATTTTGTTACCATACTCAAATTCCATATAATAAATTTGGACAAATCTATACTACAAGTCCATATCAAACCAGATTGTCGAGATTGACTAATAGTTGACTTGTCTTAGATTGAAGTATACAAGGCAAGTTGCATGATTAGGAGAAGGTTTAACGGCATTGATAAGAGAGGGAAAGAGGGTGCAGGGCAGAGGTGATGGTAGCTTAAGAGGTGGGTATTTTGATAGTAGCAGAGGTGGAGGCTTGCCAAAGGACACATTAACTAGGAGAAAGATGGAGATGGCAATGTTGGAATCACAGAGAGAAGGTGGGTAGTAGTTAATTGGAAGCACAAGGGGTAGTGGAGAAAGTGAGGAGGCAGTGATGATGGCAAAAGAAGGGGGGGGATAGTAGTGATGGAGAAGGTTTGCTGGATAGCATATCCAggatagagagagggagagagagaagggtaCGAGGTGTTTCATTGTGGAAGAGAGCAAGATTATAGATGGGAAAAGTCGGAGAGTCTATGTATTAGAGTCTATGTATTAATGTGGAACAATTTGATTGTTTGATCAAATGATCCACTCATCTAATGCTTTTAAATGAGAGTCATAAGTAAAAAGAGTCCCAGGATTTTCTTACTTCTCTATTGTAATCATACAcctattcagatttttttaaaaaaatggataATTTATGTTGCAACCAGCTGTTAGCCGGTTCCACACTACTTTCAATCTATACCCTCCACCAAAGGACATGAAATTTcagttttttttatgaaaaataacaaAAGGTACGGTAGTAAAACTCTAATATGAAACTAATGCTATTTGTTTCTTCCTTTTCATGTTCCAAAGGAAGTTATTGTCAGATGTTGCTATGCCTCTTGCTTAGTCAGAGGCTCAGAGCACTTTCTTATCATACCTCTTgctcgaaaacctgcaccttTTGCAAGTGCAATAGGATTTCCAATGCTTCCAAGTTGATGCTATTTAAGGCCAAAACATGAAAACAATGGATATGACCTATAGAACTTTCTGTCAAGTTTCAGCCAATGTTTCAAGACCCAATCAATTCAACTCCCTGGACCTATTACCTATGAGCATACACAGGCTTTGCGAAATCTCAaacccagatttttttttaaaaaacctgGACGACTTTTTGATTTCGGCTTCTCCCTGCTCAGTTCAACCAAGTATCTGACATGTCCATGTGGCTCGGAGACACTCAAGGACAATAGAGGGGCCATGGGGGATGGGATAGGGTTTGGTATATTTGACCTGTTTGTGTGGCTAGGAGGTTCTCAAGGATGTTTAGAGGGGCCAAGGGAGATGGGGCAGGTGTTGACATTGAGGTCGTCATCAAAGTGGCATTGGGAGCAGAGGGTCTTGGAGGTGAGGGTGATGGTGCTAATGATGAGTTTGAGGAGCATGAAAAGGATGGCATGGGAGAACTCATTATAGACAAAGGACCACATCAACAGTGCCAGTTTTTCGTTGCTGCTTTATTTGTTCTTTACATCAATGGTGCAATTGGAGGGAAAGGAAGGATTTAGAGAAACGAAGAAGAGACGAAGAGTTTGGGTGTGAGGTTAATTATTGGAGGGGTCTAAGTAACTTTAACTAATGGCGATGGGGAAGGGGGGGGGGGTGGGTGCATATGTAGGAGCATGTGGTTCACATAGGGATGACTGCCAAAAAGGAATGGTATGGGTCGTGTACGACTACGAGAATGAGATCTTTGTTTAGTATGTCATGCACGCACAACACCCACCCCCACCTGCAACTGCACCTGCAcatgcgcatatatatatatatatatatatatattatatatatatattgtaactATTTTGGTGATAGCTTTTGTTTAGTGTTTGACACATGATTTACATACACCCAGCACTGCCCTCTGTGTGTAACTAAGGTAGCCACAGGAACTGGTATAAATATTACACATTCAAtggtattattatatatatttcatattttccatattttcctaaatatttttaaattttttaatatttgtttaatttatttattcatgTCTGATGCCACAATCTAATGGGTCGACCTCAATCAACTTTTAGCCGGTGACTTGAACACTAAAATAGGATGATGTCTAGGCCAGGTTTCGAAACATTGGTTTCAGCTCGGTAATTTTTTTTCTGTTACTTGAAGGAAAAAGAATCTAAGTCAAAAGCTCTAATAATCATGATAGTGTGCCATCTTACTCGACTCAAATCTCTTGTGATGCCTAAGCTCCAGATTATATTGAAACTAGAAAGCGAAAGAGAACTTGAATTCACAGAGATCTATGTTGCTTGGACAGTACCTCTTCATTAAAAATTGGGGCAAGGTGCTAATTTTCACTGTCCTAGATTCTCTGCTCAAAATTAGGATTCAATGACATGTCTATTAATTTTGATATGTATTTGTTCACTCATATGTGAAAAAATTGAATGATGGTTTATGTTTTTATAACATTATAATGTTCAAGGCTAACTGCTTATATTTAACTGTGAAAGAAAAATCTTGTTAGTTATGCCGTTAACACATAAAAGATATAAATGCAGCCATCAAACTATAAATTCACAGACCTCATAAAAATCTCCTTCTTACCGTTGAGATCTGGCACGTAGGATTTTATGTTTCTCTTTTTTCTAATGTTTTAGCTTCCTTACAAAgatgagaggaaaaaaaaatcttgcaTGACTTAATACCTGTTGGATGAATAGGATCAATGGATGTTTGATATTAATATTGTAGCAAGATAAATTATCTATGTAACATAGCTAGATTTGATTAatgtttgggctataacattgcTTTCTAAGTTTATTTTGACAGAACAGTGTAAGAACATATTCATGCATTTCCTTCTTCCCTCCAGTACTCTCTTCTCCTTTTTTACTTGGTTTATTCTTTAGCATTGTTCAGAGTTCTGCTATTAACACCAGATAAACCTTAATTGATGTTTATATAGCACTCATGGTGATTTCCATGGCTAACTATGTAGAGAACCTAGCTAGATTTCGGAGTAAGCAATAAAATGCATGGTTCTCGTTTGTTTGCTAAATTATAATAACAACTCATATCTCAATGCCTTTTTCTATCAATAAATAAGCTTGGGGATAGGGTTATTTGGGGGCTATCCCCTGTTGTGTAGCCTATTGCCTACAGGCCCTTTCTATGCCCCCcttcctccccccccccccctgcACCCCCTGACCCCCAACCCCTctacaaccaaaaaaaaagataaataaagttGCCAAGGATTTTGTTCCCTACAATATAATGCAATTCCCCAAATATTACTATGTCTTTTTGATGAGCTATTTGATTCTGAATGTAAGTTCTCTTTTTGTTTGATTAGTTGATTTTTGCACCCAGTTCTTGATCTTTTACAAGTATGATGATTCTGCTATTCatatatctttttctttgctGTGGTGTGACGAAGGGAAAAATGCCTAGTTGTGTACTTTCTAATATCTTCTCATTGGAATATAAACAGGTGGTAATTCCTTTGCATCAACTAAGAGCGGCTAATCCTTCAGTGAGCAAAGTGAATTCCGCAGAAAAATACATTCAGGTCATCTCCATTGACAGTCATGAATTTTGGTTCATGGGTTTTGTAAACTACGATGGTGCTGCAAAGAGTTTGCAGGAAGCTTTGCAGGCTGTGCATAACTTGCAACCTTAAAGATGGGCCAGATGGCTGTAGGATTTGGATTTGCATGCCAGCTCTTCCCCAAGGAACCGATTGAGTGATAGATTCTGGGTTGTATTAACAAACAGAACATCTCTTCTGCTTATATGATGAACTTTTCTGTATCTTATACCCATTGAGGCAGTGATTTCAGGTATTCATTTTGAATCTTAATTAGGTGATGTTATTGTTTGATCACAGGTGAAC
This genomic window from Elaeis guineensis isolate ETL-2024a chromosome 13, EG11, whole genome shotgun sequence contains:
- the LOC105060572 gene encoding LOW QUALITY PROTEIN: GLABRA2 expression modulator (The sequence of the model RefSeq protein was modified relative to this genomic sequence to represent the inferred CDS: inserted 3 bases in 2 codons) → MDPPVDLADKKKSDAGQPPDIATPPPPPPSSNQPQSQPSDPSVTAQKSVSWSSDLASDSPPSAAAAATKMPPESNPYVTPSPAPSSSTKNTMETVRNALGRWGKKMGEAAKRAEDLSKNTWQHLKTGPSFADAAMXRIAQGTKVIAEGGYEKIFRQTFXTVPEEQLKKSYACYLSTSAGPVMGILYLSTAKLAFCSDNPLSYKVGDQTEWSYYKVVIPLHQLRAANPSVSKVNSAEKYIQVISIDSHEFWFMGFVNYDGAAKSLQEALQAVHNLQP